Proteins from a genomic interval of Kribbella aluminosa:
- a CDS encoding helix-turn-helix domain-containing protein translates to MTVSGAQSGPTALRMVLGGHLRRMRVAAGISRSDAGWEIRSSESKISRMELGRVGLRERDVSDLLTLYGLDDAEERERLLELARQANNPGWWHRYGDVLPNWFHSYIDLEAAAQMIRVYELQFVPGLLQTAEYIRAVIQLGRGVVPTEEIERRLRLRLNRQDILTRPDPVRLWAVVDEAALRRPIGGVQCIIDQLDNLIEKSQLPNVTLQIVPFALGGHAASAGAFSILRFPEEDLPNKVYIEHLDSSLYLDKPEELDQYTSAMEALCVAAPPPSKTPEILTKIRKDFESGIGVL, encoded by the coding sequence GTGACCGTGTCGGGCGCGCAAAGCGGGCCGACCGCGCTGCGGATGGTCCTCGGAGGGCACCTGCGACGGATGCGGGTGGCGGCCGGTATCAGCCGGTCCGACGCCGGCTGGGAGATCCGGTCCTCGGAGTCGAAGATCAGCCGGATGGAGCTGGGCCGCGTCGGTCTGCGCGAGCGCGACGTCAGCGACCTGCTCACCCTGTACGGCCTCGACGACGCCGAAGAGCGCGAACGGCTGCTCGAACTCGCCCGCCAGGCGAACAACCCCGGCTGGTGGCACCGGTACGGCGACGTGCTGCCGAACTGGTTCCACAGCTACATCGATCTCGAAGCCGCAGCGCAGATGATCCGCGTCTACGAACTGCAGTTCGTTCCTGGGCTGTTGCAGACGGCCGAATACATTCGGGCCGTCATCCAGCTCGGTCGCGGGGTCGTGCCGACGGAGGAGATCGAGCGCCGTCTGCGGCTGCGGCTGAACCGTCAGGACATCCTGACGCGTCCGGATCCGGTCCGGCTGTGGGCCGTGGTCGACGAGGCGGCGCTCCGGCGGCCGATCGGCGGTGTCCAGTGCATCATCGACCAGCTGGACAACCTGATCGAGAAGTCGCAGCTGCCGAACGTCACGCTGCAGATCGTGCCGTTCGCGCTCGGCGGCCACGCCGCGAGCGCAGGTGCGTTCTCGATTCTCCGCTTCCCTGAGGAAGACCTGCCCAACAAGGTCTACATCGAGCACCTCGACAGCTCCCTGTACCTGGACAAGCCCGAGGAACTCGACCAGTACACGTCCGCCATGGAAGCCCTGTGCGTCGCAGCCCCACCACCAAGCAAAACCCCCGAAATCCTCACCAAGATCCGCAAGGACTTCGAGTCCGGCATCGGCGTCCTGTAG
- a CDS encoding DUF397 domain-containing protein, with amino-acid sequence MTEIYNGMAGDSDISLSWKKSQRSGPQGNCVEVAKLPDGGTAVRNSRFANGPALVFTKAEMEAFLGGVHDGEFDDLI; translated from the coding sequence ATGACAGAGATCTACAACGGCATGGCAGGCGACTCCGACATCAGCCTCAGCTGGAAGAAGAGCCAGCGCAGCGGACCCCAGGGCAACTGCGTCGAGGTAGCGAAACTGCCGGACGGTGGCACCGCGGTGCGCAACTCGCGCTTCGCCAACGGCCCCGCTCTGGTGTTCACGAAGGCAGAGATGGAGGCGTTCCTCGGCGGCGTTCACGACGGCGAGTTCGACGACCTGATCTGA
- a CDS encoding SigB/SigF/SigG family RNA polymerase sigma factor — translation MVTNTMERASARYGAPTDRAAREAATRELMERRAASTSADERQEILEQVVELNLEMAQGVARRFRGRGAEADDLEQVAYLGLVKAAHHYRLEAETPFIGFAIPTIRGEVKRYFRDCAWTVRIPRRLQEMQGTIANKLPELEQELNREPTPAELAEHLEVEVTEVEQALAAKGCFNVLSLDRPAEADAELTLADVVADDDDASIDQLETVEMLEPVLADLGDRDRRILQLRFVEGWTQSEIGDDIGVSQMQVSRVLRRILDDLRDKLVPEQAAA, via the coding sequence ATGGTCACCAACACGATGGAGCGGGCTTCGGCCCGGTACGGCGCCCCGACCGATCGGGCCGCCCGTGAAGCAGCCACCCGGGAACTGATGGAACGCAGGGCGGCAAGCACCTCGGCGGACGAGCGCCAGGAAATCCTGGAGCAGGTCGTCGAACTGAATCTGGAGATGGCCCAGGGCGTCGCGCGCCGCTTCCGCGGCCGGGGTGCCGAGGCCGACGACCTGGAGCAGGTCGCGTACCTGGGACTGGTCAAGGCGGCGCACCACTACCGGCTGGAGGCCGAGACCCCGTTCATCGGGTTCGCGATCCCGACCATCCGGGGTGAGGTCAAGCGGTACTTCCGCGACTGCGCCTGGACGGTCCGGATCCCGCGCCGGCTCCAGGAGATGCAGGGCACGATCGCGAACAAGCTGCCGGAGCTGGAGCAGGAGCTGAACCGCGAGCCGACGCCGGCGGAGCTGGCCGAGCACCTCGAGGTCGAGGTCACCGAGGTCGAGCAGGCGCTCGCGGCGAAGGGCTGTTTCAACGTGCTGTCGCTCGACCGCCCGGCCGAGGCGGACGCCGAGCTGACGCTGGCGGACGTGGTCGCGGACGACGACGACGCGAGCATCGACCAGCTGGAGACGGTCGAGATGCTGGAGCCGGTGCTCGCCGATCTCGGCGACCGCGACCGCCGCATCCTGCAGTTGCGCTTCGTCGAGGGCTGGACCCAGTCCGAGATCGGCGACGACATCGGTGTGAGCCAGATGCAGGTGTCCCGGGTCCTCCGCCGGATCCTGGACGACCTGCGGGACAAGCTCGTGCCGGAGCAGGCGGCGGCTTAG
- a CDS encoding alpha/beta hydrolase produces MQPGAELGGFLDSVLTPASSQVASAQIAILCGDRAAPRDPQVYWRDIQEHRRTEPHFASLTRMISPCASWPVRPQEAPTRIANTEPALIVAADGDPRAIYPYATALRKDLPSARMITVRNARKHGIFGEYGNECVDTKVIDYLLSGRLPTDQTC; encoded by the coding sequence GTGCAGCCCGGGGCGGAGCTGGGCGGGTTCCTGGACTCGGTGCTGACGCCGGCGTCGTCGCAGGTCGCGAGTGCGCAGATCGCGATCCTCTGCGGCGACCGGGCGGCGCCGCGGGACCCGCAGGTGTACTGGCGCGACATCCAGGAGCACCGGCGTACCGAACCGCACTTCGCGTCGCTGACGCGGATGATCTCGCCGTGCGCGTCCTGGCCGGTGCGGCCACAGGAGGCACCGACACGGATCGCCAACACGGAGCCGGCCTTGATCGTGGCGGCCGACGGCGACCCGCGCGCGATCTACCCGTACGCCACCGCGTTGCGGAAGGACCTGCCGTCGGCACGGATGATCACGGTGCGGAACGCGCGCAAGCACGGGATCTTCGGTGAGTACGGCAACGAATGCGTCGACACGAAGGTGATCGACTACCTGCTCAGCGGCCGCCTACCCACCGACCAGACCTGCTAG
- a CDS encoding alpha/beta fold hydrolase, with product MKLLVVLTLLGMPVAAPVERPQIEWHQCRLDAADEEGAALDRAGAECGDLKVPLDYARPDGPKITLALSRLRATGERIGAMVLNDGGPGGPGLSMPLRLRPEMKAAGTRYDLIGLDPRFVGRSTPIDCKLPYAAWPWAGGADRASFDRVSAQVADVARRCGANAGQYLQYVNTRNTARDIDQVRAALGERKISYLGYSYGTYLGSVYLQLFPGRTDRVLLDGPIDPVPYGPRLLRTIGPANESALRSWATWAAARNSTYHLGRRRRRCWRRWIGYCGSRGGAGCRSGSTGSTTEWCRCCCSGRWRTTGMRRGRRTPGSSGRCSTRRTDRCSPGRSWAGSWTRC from the coding sequence ATGAAACTGCTTGTGGTGCTCACGCTGCTCGGTATGCCGGTCGCGGCGCCGGTGGAACGCCCGCAGATCGAGTGGCATCAGTGCCGGCTCGACGCCGCGGACGAGGAAGGAGCCGCGCTCGACCGGGCCGGTGCCGAGTGCGGCGATCTGAAGGTGCCGCTCGACTACGCGCGGCCGGACGGGCCGAAGATCACGCTCGCGCTGTCCCGGCTCCGGGCGACCGGCGAGCGGATCGGCGCGATGGTGCTCAACGACGGCGGACCGGGCGGACCCGGGTTGAGCATGCCGCTGCGACTGCGGCCCGAGATGAAGGCGGCCGGGACGCGGTACGACCTGATCGGACTCGACCCGCGGTTCGTCGGCCGGAGTACGCCGATCGACTGCAAGCTCCCGTACGCCGCCTGGCCGTGGGCCGGCGGTGCGGACCGGGCGTCGTTCGACCGGGTGTCCGCGCAGGTCGCGGACGTGGCCCGGCGGTGCGGCGCGAACGCGGGGCAGTACCTGCAGTACGTGAACACCCGGAACACCGCGCGGGACATCGACCAGGTGCGGGCCGCGCTGGGCGAACGGAAGATCTCGTACCTCGGGTACTCGTACGGGACCTACCTCGGGTCGGTGTATCTGCAGCTGTTCCCGGGACGGACGGATCGGGTACTGCTGGACGGCCCGATCGATCCCGTGCCGTACGGTCCACGCCTGCTCCGCACCATTGGTCCCGCCAACGAGTCCGCGTTGCGTAGCTGGGCCACCTGGGCGGCGGCGCGCAACTCGACGTACCACCTGGGGCGACGACGGCGCAGGTGCTGGCGTCGGTGGATCGGGTACTGCGGGTCGCGGGGCGGAGCGGGTTGCCGGTCGGGAAGTACCGGCTCGACGACGGAGTGGTGCCGCTGTTGCTGTTCGGGCCGTTGGCGGACGACCGGGATGCGGCGCGGGCGACGTACGCCGGGTTCGTCTGGACGTTGCTCGACGCGACGTACGGACCGGTGCAGCCCGGGGCGGAGCTGGGCGGGTTCCTGGACTCGGTGCTGA
- a CDS encoding NAD(P)/FAD-dependent oxidoreductase: protein MVSTLEIGAPAHSGPATRPTVAHALPGTATLSDVWDLIVVGAGPAGASAALGALAADPSLSVLLLDRHDFPRDKACGDGIAPHVLDLLAGVGVTGILDDWTPVRRFVLNRGSAGVDRELSRPTWVVPRTVFDHRLVEAAQAAGAQFVRRRVRGLAVRRGSVAVDDLDARFVVGADGAHSVVRRELGVKPGPVALAIRGYAPTPAARAASQVIAYGPGRQPSYAWSFDRGDGWSNVGYGELLAGTRPTRADLLRNLEQLLPGASDGGESWWGHHLPLAGWSWRPRRGPVLLAGDAAGLINPMTGEGIYYAVATGLLAGRAIADALRAGSSDAGTPYRRRTSRLLSRHLRDTALVAQLSRSDRILDAGIRAAAGDQHIFDDLVELGLADGGLTRRLLRTILP from the coding sequence ATGGTGTCGACGCTAGAGATCGGCGCGCCCGCGCACAGTGGACCGGCGACCCGGCCGACGGTCGCGCACGCGCTACCTGGAACTGCGACACTGTCCGACGTGTGGGATCTGATCGTGGTCGGAGCGGGACCGGCGGGGGCGTCGGCCGCGCTGGGGGCGTTGGCGGCGGACCCGAGTTTGTCGGTGCTGCTGCTCGACAGGCACGACTTCCCGCGGGACAAGGCGTGCGGTGACGGCATCGCGCCGCACGTACTCGACCTGCTCGCCGGCGTCGGCGTGACCGGGATCCTCGACGACTGGACTCCGGTACGCCGGTTCGTGCTGAACCGCGGGTCCGCCGGCGTCGACCGGGAGCTGTCCCGGCCGACCTGGGTGGTGCCGCGGACCGTGTTCGACCACCGGCTGGTCGAGGCAGCCCAGGCGGCCGGTGCGCAGTTCGTCCGGCGGCGCGTCCGCGGCCTCGCGGTCAGGCGCGGTTCCGTCGCGGTGGACGACCTCGACGCGCGCTTCGTCGTCGGCGCCGACGGCGCGCATTCCGTCGTACGGCGGGAGCTCGGCGTGAAACCCGGACCGGTCGCGCTGGCGATCCGCGGGTACGCGCCGACGCCGGCCGCCCGCGCGGCGAGTCAAGTGATCGCCTACGGCCCGGGACGGCAACCGTCGTACGCCTGGTCCTTCGACCGCGGCGACGGCTGGTCGAACGTCGGGTACGGCGAACTCCTCGCCGGCACCCGCCCGACGCGCGCCGACCTGCTGCGGAACCTGGAACAACTCCTGCCCGGCGCGAGCGACGGCGGCGAATCGTGGTGGGGGCACCACCTCCCGCTGGCCGGCTGGTCCTGGCGACCGCGCCGCGGACCGGTGCTGCTCGCGGGCGACGCGGCCGGGCTGATCAACCCGATGACCGGCGAAGGCATCTACTACGCGGTCGCCACCGGGCTGCTCGCCGGCCGCGCGATCGCGGACGCACTCCGGGCGGGCTCGTCGGACGCCGGTACGCCGTACCGCCGCCGCACGTCCCGCCTGCTCTCCAGGCACCTGCGCGACACCGCGCTCGTCGCCCAGCTCAGCCGGTCGGACCGCATCCTCGACGCCGGAATCCGCGCGGCGGCCGGCGATCAGCACATCTTCGACGACCTGGTCGAGCTAGGTCTCGCGGACGGCGGCCTCACCCGCCGGCTGCTCCGCACCATCCTGCCCTGA
- a CDS encoding GbsR/MarR family transcriptional regulator, producing the protein MPGGRLSHQDRLQIAEGLAGGLGYTEIARRLERPTSTISREVARNGGAGGYRADHAHYATAARARRRTGRENGAAGAGGPGGAGDPRRAFVERFAEMMVEGGLPRMASRVLALLYTSDSRTLTAAELVRDLQVSPASISKAIGYLEQVGMVHREPDPVRRLQHYVVADDVWFKAWEVSARTNNNWAETAAEGIALLGADTPAGQRLSHMADFFARLSEDMSGGAGFQDCLAVLAVLQERLDAEELAAALGWPVERVTDVLEYAAKSSGQDGAEQPAGEAAVRET; encoded by the coding sequence ATGCCGGGAGGCAGGCTGAGTCATCAGGATCGGCTGCAGATCGCGGAGGGGCTGGCGGGCGGGCTCGGGTACACCGAGATCGCGCGGCGGCTGGAGCGGCCGACGTCGACGATCAGCCGGGAGGTCGCGCGCAACGGCGGCGCGGGCGGGTATCGCGCCGATCACGCGCACTACGCGACGGCGGCTCGCGCCCGGCGTCGCACGGGGCGCGAGAACGGCGCAGCGGGCGCGGGTGGGCCGGGCGGCGCCGGGGATCCTCGACGGGCTTTTGTGGAGCGGTTTGCCGAGATGATGGTCGAGGGTGGGTTGCCGCGGATGGCGTCGCGGGTGCTGGCTCTGCTCTATACGTCCGACTCGCGCACCCTGACCGCGGCCGAGCTCGTCCGCGACTTGCAGGTCAGCCCCGCGTCGATCTCGAAGGCGATCGGGTACCTCGAGCAGGTCGGCATGGTGCACCGCGAGCCCGACCCGGTACGCCGTCTGCAGCACTACGTGGTCGCCGACGACGTGTGGTTCAAGGCCTGGGAGGTGAGCGCGCGTACCAACAACAACTGGGCCGAGACCGCCGCCGAGGGAATCGCCCTGCTCGGGGCGGACACCCCGGCGGGGCAGCGCCTGTCTCACATGGCCGACTTCTTCGCGCGGCTCAGCGAGGACATGTCCGGCGGCGCCGGTTTCCAGGACTGCCTCGCGGTGCTCGCGGTTCTTCAGGAGAGGTTGGACGCCGAGGAGCTCGCCGCCGCGCTCGGCTGGCCTGTCGAGCGGGTGACCGACGTACTGGAGTACGCGGCGAAGAGCTCAGGGCAGGATGGTGCGGAGCAGCCGGCGGGTGAGGCCGCCGTCCGCGAGACCTAG
- a CDS encoding ABC transporter ATP-binding protein codes for MVMTVDGLRMRYGDTDVLDGVSFEARPGEVLALLGPNGAGKSTTIEILEGFRLRSAGHVDVLGADPATAGERWRSRIGIVLQSWRDHGNWRVGELLQHLGSCYTPYRSPWPTAELLDAVGLTEHSGQKIKTLSGGQRRRLDVAIGIVGRPDVLFLDEPTTGFDPEARSEFHELVRRLAAEQGTTVLLTTHDLDEASKLAHRILVLAAGRIIASGSVPDLTQLIAGEDEVGWTVDGQRFRKSTSDATAFVRELFATYGDALGELDVRRASLEDTYLALVREQA; via the coding sequence ATGGTGATGACAGTTGACGGCCTCCGGATGCGGTACGGCGACACCGACGTCCTCGACGGCGTCTCGTTCGAGGCCCGCCCCGGCGAGGTGCTCGCCCTGCTCGGCCCGAACGGGGCCGGCAAGAGCACCACGATCGAGATCCTCGAAGGCTTCCGCCTCCGCTCCGCCGGCCACGTCGACGTACTCGGCGCCGACCCGGCCACCGCCGGTGAACGCTGGCGCTCCCGGATCGGCATCGTGCTGCAGTCCTGGCGCGACCACGGCAACTGGCGGGTCGGCGAACTCCTCCAGCACCTCGGTTCCTGCTACACGCCGTACCGCAGCCCCTGGCCGACCGCCGAACTCCTCGACGCCGTCGGCCTGACCGAGCACTCCGGGCAGAAGATCAAGACCCTCTCCGGCGGTCAGCGCCGGCGCCTCGACGTCGCGATCGGAATCGTTGGCCGCCCCGACGTTCTGTTCCTCGACGAGCCGACCACCGGGTTCGACCCGGAGGCCCGTTCGGAGTTCCACGAACTCGTCCGCCGGCTCGCCGCCGAGCAGGGTACGACGGTCCTGCTCACCACCCACGACCTCGACGAGGCGAGCAAACTCGCGCACCGGATCCTGGTCCTCGCCGCGGGCCGCATCATCGCGTCCGGCAGTGTCCCCGACCTGACCCAGCTGATCGCGGGCGAGGACGAGGTCGGCTGGACGGTCGACGGGCAGCGGTTCCGCAAGTCCACGTCCGACGCGACCGCCTTCGTCCGCGAGCTGTTCGCGACGTACGGCGACGCGCTCGGCGAGCTCGACGTACGCCGCGCGTCCCTCGAAGACACCTACCTCGCACTCGTCCGGGAGCAAGCATGA
- a CDS encoding ABC transporter permease, producing the protein MRRGWQRGLIELRQSFTNGPELVSHFLWPVLMLVALFFLRHRDFGSSGMLLGALALPSILGMNAAMGMVSMSQQLTADREDGTLLRAKAIPNGMVCYLVGKVVSVAGGLIVDLAILLIPGLFLVHGIAVGAAHWFTFVWVLLLGLVATLPIGAVLGSVFTTARSQGLIQLPMLGLIAISGIFYPITALPGWLAGIGQLTPVYWMGLGMRSAMLPSEAVAVEVGHSWRHLETVGVLGLWAVAGLLLAPVVLRRMARRESGSKVAERRERALRRVA; encoded by the coding sequence ATGAGACGCGGCTGGCAGCGCGGGCTGATCGAACTGCGGCAGTCCTTCACCAATGGCCCGGAGCTGGTCAGTCACTTCCTCTGGCCGGTACTGATGCTGGTCGCGCTGTTCTTCCTGCGGCATCGCGACTTCGGGTCGAGCGGGATGCTGCTCGGCGCGCTCGCCCTGCCGAGCATCCTCGGGATGAACGCGGCGATGGGCATGGTCAGCATGAGCCAGCAACTGACGGCCGACCGCGAGGACGGGACACTGCTCCGGGCCAAGGCCATACCAAACGGTATGGTCTGTTACCTGGTCGGCAAGGTGGTCTCGGTCGCTGGTGGGCTGATCGTCGACCTGGCGATCCTGCTGATCCCCGGGCTGTTCCTGGTCCACGGGATCGCGGTCGGGGCGGCGCACTGGTTCACGTTCGTCTGGGTGCTGCTGCTCGGCCTGGTCGCGACGCTGCCGATCGGCGCGGTCCTCGGCTCGGTGTTCACCACCGCGCGGTCGCAGGGCCTGATCCAGTTGCCGATGCTCGGGCTGATCGCGATCTCCGGCATCTTCTACCCGATCACCGCGCTGCCGGGCTGGCTGGCGGGGATCGGCCAGCTCACTCCGGTGTACTGGATGGGCCTCGGCATGCGGTCGGCGATGCTGCCGTCCGAGGCAGTGGCTGTCGAGGTCGGACACTCGTGGCGCCACCTGGAGACGGTCGGCGTCCTCGGCCTCTGGGCGGTCGCGGGCCTGCTGCTGGCTCCCGTCGTACTGCGGCGAATGGCACGCCGCGAATCCGGCTCCAAGGTCGCCGAGCGTCGCGAACGTGCACTCCGCCGCGTCGCATGA
- a CDS encoding zinc-dependent alcohol dehydrogenase family protein — MDEMQAWTVARPGPIDSGPLRPVRRTVPEPAAGEVLVEVEACGICRTDLHLTEGDLPPKHPGVVPGHQAVGRVVARGGRAATGGRTATGGRDGGGGVVADGGSVERFGIGERVGIAWLRGTCGVCEFCRGGFENLCPRSTYTGWDADGGFAQYAVVPQEYAYALPDDRPAAELAPFLCAGIIGYRSLLRANLPPGGRLGIYGFGSSAHLTAQLATAQGAELFVMTRGERNRTLARELGAVFVGETADRPPVPLDSAIVFAPAGDVVPYALEAVRPGGTVAVAGIYLSDVPALNYERHLFHERDLRSVTSNTRRDGEELFRLIARLPVTPHITTVPFDAVDRALADVAHGRASGSLVAVLD, encoded by the coding sequence ATGGACGAGATGCAGGCATGGACAGTCGCCCGACCGGGTCCCATCGACAGCGGTCCGCTCCGGCCGGTACGCCGTACCGTTCCGGAGCCTGCGGCCGGCGAGGTCCTGGTCGAGGTCGAGGCGTGCGGCATCTGCCGGACGGACCTGCATCTGACGGAGGGCGATCTGCCGCCGAAGCATCCGGGAGTCGTCCCCGGGCACCAGGCCGTCGGCAGGGTGGTCGCTCGGGGCGGCCGCGCTGCGACAGGCGGGCGAACTGCGACAGGCGGGCGGGATGGCGGGGGAGGTGTTGTCGCGGACGGCGGGAGTGTCGAACGGTTCGGGATCGGGGAGCGAGTGGGGATTGCCTGGTTGCGGGGGACGTGCGGCGTGTGCGAGTTCTGCCGCGGCGGTTTCGAGAACCTCTGCCCGCGATCGACGTACACCGGCTGGGACGCCGACGGCGGATTCGCGCAGTACGCCGTGGTGCCGCAGGAGTACGCGTACGCGCTGCCGGACGACCGTCCCGCCGCGGAGCTCGCGCCGTTCCTGTGTGCGGGGATCATCGGCTACCGCTCCCTGCTCCGGGCGAACCTGCCGCCGGGCGGCCGGCTCGGGATCTACGGGTTCGGGTCCAGCGCGCATCTGACCGCGCAACTCGCCACGGCACAGGGCGCGGAGCTGTTCGTGATGACCCGCGGCGAACGGAACCGCACCCTCGCCCGGGAGCTCGGCGCCGTGTTCGTGGGGGAGACCGCGGACCGTCCGCCGGTCCCGCTCGACTCGGCGATCGTGTTCGCCCCGGCCGGCGACGTGGTCCCGTACGCACTCGAGGCGGTCCGGCCGGGTGGGACGGTCGCGGTCGCCGGCATCTATCTGTCCGACGTACCGGCCCTGAACTACGAGCGGCACCTGTTCCACGAGCGCGACCTGCGGAGCGTCACCTCGAACACCCGCCGGGACGGCGAGGAGCTGTTCCGGCTGATCGCCCGGCTACCGGTCACCCCGCACATCACGACCGTGCCGTTCGATGCCGTCGACCGCGCGCTCGCGGACGTCGCCCACGGTCGCGCGAGCGGCTCGCTGGTCGCCGTACTCGACTAG
- a CDS encoding alpha-N-arabinofuranosidase, giving the protein MSEARVVIDLDVPGATISRHLYGHFAEHLGRCIYGGFYVGEDSPIPNVGGIRSDVVEALRALEIPNLRWPGGCFADEYHWKDGIGPRADRPSMVNTHWGNVEENNHFGTHEFMALCELLGAAPYLNGNVGSGTVREMSEWVEYLTRDGDSPMVRERKANGRDEPWQVPFWGIGNEAWGCGGNLRAEAYADLARRYATFLKDHGDNKLYRIAAGAADDDLAWTEALLKAVSCLGCGREPKNIFQAISFHYYTVAGTWEHKGSATDFDLDGYYRTIQKAQGIERVIKAHSALMDAYDPERKIGLVLDEWGTWWDVEPGTNPGFLYQQNAMRDALVASLHFDVFHRHSERLVMANIAQTVNVLQAMLLTGDDGALVRTPTYHVFEMNKGHHDAQSLPVHVVEGRTHDLDGTATELVSASASVKDGRALVSLSNLDPETALDVVLDLRGAASWEASGRLLTASNPQAHNTVADPDAVVPVALAVEPEPRGLRVTLPPHSFATVSLVL; this is encoded by the coding sequence ATGTCTGAAGCACGCGTCGTTATCGACCTTGACGTACCGGGGGCGACCATCAGCCGGCACCTGTACGGGCACTTCGCCGAGCACCTCGGGCGGTGCATCTACGGAGGGTTCTACGTCGGCGAGGACTCACCGATCCCAAACGTCGGTGGCATCCGGAGCGACGTGGTCGAGGCGCTGCGGGCGCTGGAGATCCCGAACCTGCGCTGGCCCGGCGGGTGCTTCGCGGACGAGTACCACTGGAAGGACGGCATCGGCCCCAGGGCGGACCGGCCGTCGATGGTGAACACGCACTGGGGCAACGTCGAGGAGAACAACCACTTCGGCACCCATGAGTTCATGGCGTTGTGCGAGCTGCTCGGTGCCGCGCCGTACCTGAACGGGAACGTCGGCAGCGGCACCGTGCGGGAGATGAGCGAGTGGGTCGAGTACCTGACCCGCGACGGCGACAGCCCGATGGTCCGCGAGCGGAAGGCGAACGGGCGGGACGAGCCGTGGCAGGTGCCGTTCTGGGGCATCGGCAACGAGGCGTGGGGCTGCGGCGGGAACCTGCGCGCCGAGGCGTACGCCGACCTCGCCCGGCGCTACGCCACGTTCCTCAAGGACCACGGCGACAACAAGCTGTACCGGATCGCGGCCGGCGCGGCGGACGACGACCTCGCGTGGACCGAGGCGCTGCTGAAGGCGGTCAGCTGCCTGGGCTGCGGCCGCGAACCGAAGAACATCTTCCAGGCGATCTCGTTCCACTACTACACGGTCGCCGGGACGTGGGAGCACAAGGGCAGCGCGACCGACTTCGACCTGGACGGCTACTACCGGACGATCCAGAAGGCCCAGGGCATCGAGCGGGTGATCAAGGCGCACTCGGCACTGATGGACGCGTACGACCCGGAGCGCAAGATCGGCCTCGTACTGGACGAGTGGGGCACCTGGTGGGACGTCGAGCCGGGGACGAACCCAGGCTTCCTGTATCAGCAGAACGCGATGCGCGACGCACTGGTGGCGAGCCTGCACTTCGATGTCTTCCACCGGCACTCGGAGCGGCTGGTGATGGCGAACATCGCGCAGACCGTCAACGTGTTGCAGGCGATGCTGCTGACCGGCGATGACGGCGCACTCGTCCGGACCCCGACGTACCACGTCTTCGAGATGAACAAGGGTCACCACGACGCACAGTCGCTGCCGGTGCACGTGGTCGAGGGTCGCACCCACGATCTCGACGGTACGGCGACGGAGCTGGTGTCGGCGTCCGCATCGGTGAAGGACGGCCGGGCGCTGGTGTCGCTCAGCAACCTGGACCCGGAGACGGCACTGGACGTCGTACTGGATCTTCGGGGTGCGGCATCCTGGGAAGCGTCCGGACGGTTGCTGACGGCATCGAACCCGCAGGCGCACAACACGGTCGCGGACCCGGACGCGGTCGTTCCGGTGGCACTCGCAGTGGAACCGGAGCCACGCGGGCTGCGGGTGACGCTGCCGCCGCATTCGTTCGCGACGGTCAGCCTGGTTCTGTGA